A region of Cataglyphis hispanica isolate Lineage 1 chromosome 6, ULB_Chis1_1.0, whole genome shotgun sequence DNA encodes the following proteins:
- the LOC126850427 gene encoding uncharacterized protein LOC126850427 yields MASRPRITKTEALRRARSAALLKELERKQEARRQPESIIEPGRRRRYTPAEPKKVEFTKPAMTKAMIARVKQAEKFKQEYERKREEAIPIRRVPKRTPAPIGGDPRFGRERIAPARRAPTPSPPVSPVRPVRRPLERRVAPERRAPEPIPERTRELAMSMNAQVIQAEPVGEGPIDSVVIPPRSLNEKRTTIVSIPQPPPTGVEAPISEVANRSIRAISESLDEQDAAEVATVHGKLEDLQQARRDFVMAVAHVGGNAVQLEEEKPKYIYRVPDIESEMFRIEYGREHPSVVAAREFAQRSMAGIRAREAARRAEQEFERLARKPIPEDLPFEVPFEEEFLREGDISWEEEADIPVVSRIKPTMRDIPRREVPFRYPTFDPEELERFFDIERYPPSPPRGPPPGREHLPPDLWELEDPWATCGVCPQEDISDLIRFESPDLIRFESPDLIRFESP; encoded by the exons ATGGCGAGCCGGCCGCGAATCACAAAGACTGAGGCATTACGGCGGGCGAGGAGTGCCGCTTTGCTGAAGGAACTTGAACGGAAGCAGGAAGCGAGAAGACAGCCAGAATCTATCATAGAACCTGGCAGAAGACGCAGATATACCCCGGCTGAACCAAAGAAGGTTGAGTTTACCAAACCAGCCATGACGAAGGCGATGATAGCACGGGTAAAACAGGCGGAGAAGTTCAAACAGGAGTATGAGCGTAAGCGTGAAGAAGCAATACCGATACGAAGGGTACCAAAAAGGACACCCGCGCCAATTGGTGGTGATCCTAG GTTTGGTAGAGAGAGGATAGCACCTGCAAGACGGGCTCCGACGCCGTCTCCGCCGGTGTCGCCTGTCAGGCCGGTGAGGAGGCCGCTGGAGAGGAGAGTCGCGCCGGAGAGACGGGCACCGGAACCAATTCCGGAAAGAACCAGAGAACTGGCAATGTCCATGAATGCTCAAGTGATCCAAGCCGAACCGGTTGGCGAGGGTCCGATCGACAGTGTTGTGATACCGCCGAGGTCGCTGAACGAGAAACGCACCACTATCGTCAGCATCCCGCAACCACCTCCGACTGGTGTTGAGGCACCGATATCCGAAGTGGCAAACCGCTCAATTAGAGCGATTAG CGAAAGCCTTGACGAGCAAGATGCAGCAGAAGTGGCTACGGTCCATGGCAAGTTGGAAGACTTGCAACAAGCGAGACGGGACTTTGTAATGGCAGTGGCACATGTTGGTGGTAACGCTGTGCAACTTGAGGAGGAGAAAcctaaatacatatacag agTCCCCGACATTGAAAGCGAAATGTTCCGCATCGAGTACGGTCGAGAACACCCAAGTGTCGTGGCGGCTCGCGAGTTCGCCCAAAGAAGCATGGCCGGCATCAGGGCGCGCGAGGCAGCTCGTAGGGCTGAACAAGAGTTCGAGAGACTAGCTAGGAAGCCGATACCGGAAGATCTGCCCTTTGAGGTGCCGTTCGAAGAGGAGTTCTTACGTGAAGGCGACATATCATGGGAGGAGGAAGCGGACATACCAGTTGTCTCCAGGATAAAACCTACCATGCGTGACATACCGAGGCGCGAAGTGCCTTTCAGATATCCCACATTTGACCCGGAGGAGCTCGAAAGGTTCTTCGATATAGAACGATATCCACCGAGTCCTCCACGCGGACCGCCACCCGGTCGCGAGCATCTCCCGCCAGATCTCTGGGAGCTGGAAGATCCTTGGGCCACGTGCGGAGTCTGCCCGCAAGAGGACATATCTGATCTCATCCGTTTCGAAAGTCCTGATCTCATCCGTTTCGAAAGCCCTGATCTTATCCGTTTTGAAAGTCCTTAA